A DNA window from Plasmodium vinckei vinckei genome assembly, chromosome: PVVCY_10 contains the following coding sequences:
- a CDS encoding NADP-specific glutamate dehydrogenase, putative has protein sequence MILFLVIFFCIILISNTNGLAKKNHMKRVTPGFLSNEFVTGSYPLNRGKGKLQSSQNYGYNFNKPLEHKIEEMRENVISKNKDQHEFLQAFEEVLTSLKPVFKKDIIYLGVLENIAEPERVIQFRVPWVNDQGEHKINRGFRVQYSSVLGPYKGGLRFHPTVNLSVIKFLGFEQIFKNSLTTLPMGGGKGGSDFDPKGKSDNEILKFCQSFMDNLFRYIGPNTDIPAGDIGVGSREIGYLFGKYKKLQNKFEGVLTGKNIKWGGSNIRSEATGYGVAYFAENALNSMNDNLKNKTCVVSGSGNVAQYLVEKLIEKGAKVLTMSDSSGYILEPNGFTKEQLNYIMELKNVKRERIKEYLKYSKTAKYFDNEKPWNVPCDIVFPCATQNEITENDADLLIKNNCKLLVEGANMPTHLKAIHKLKENKIVICPSKAANAGGVAVSGLEMSQNSMRLQWTSEETDQKLQKIMKNIYEQCCDASQKYMGETDLVAGANIAGFLKVADSFIEQGGL, from the exons atgattttatttttagtcatatttttttgtattattttaatttccaATACAAATGGACTggctaaaaaaaatcacaTGAAACGTGTAACACCAG GATTCCTTAGCAATGAATTTGTTACTGGGTCTTATCCGCTAAATCGag GTAAAGGGAAATTGCAAAGCAGCCAAAATTATGGATACAATTTCAACAAACCACTAGAGCATAAAATAGAAGAGATGAGAGAAAATgttatatcaaaaaataaagatcaACATGAATTTTTACAAGCCTTTGAAGAAGTATTAACATCTTTAAAAcctgtttttaaaaaagatattatttatttaggagttttagaaaatatagCGGAACCAGAAAGGGTTATACAATTCCGTGTCCCTTGGGTAAATGATCAAGGAGagcataaaataaacagaGGGTTTAGAGTTCAATATAGTTCTGTGTTAGGACCATATAAAGGGGGTTTAAGATTTCATCCTACTGTTAATTTAAgtgttataaaatttttaggGTTTGagcaaatatttaaaaatagtttaaCTACATTACCTATGGGTGGAGGAAAAGGAGGATCTGATTTTGATCCCAAAGGAAAATCAGATAATgaaattttgaaattttGTCAATCCTTTATggataatttatttagaTATATCGGACCTAATACGGATATACCAGCAGGAGATATAGGAGTAGGTTCAAGAGAAATTGGATATTTATTtggtaaatataaaaaattacaaaataaatttgaagGTGTATTAACaggtaaaaatataaaatgggGAGGAAGTAATATTAGATCTGAAGCTACTGGATATGGTGTTGCTTATTTTGCAGAAAACGCATTAAACAGTATGaatgataatttaaaaaataaaacttgTGTAGTTAGTGGAAGTGGTAATGTTGCTCAATATTTAGTAGAAAAACTAATTGAGAAGGGAGCAAAAGTATTAACTATGAGTGATAGTAGTGGTTATATATTAGAGCCAAATGGTTTTACAAAAGaacaattaaattatattatggaattaaaaaatgttaaacgagaaagaataaaagaatatttaaaatattctaaaacagcaaaatattttgataatgaaaaaCCATGGAATGTACCTTGTGATATTGTATTCCCGTGTGCAActcaaaatgaaattacTGAAAATGATGCTGacttgttaataaaaaataattgtaagTTATTAGTGGAAGGTGCAAATATGCCTACACATTTAAAAGCCATccataaattaaaagaaaataaaatagtaatatgTCCATCAAAAGCTGCTAATGCAGGAGGGGTAGCAGTAAGTGGATTAGAAATGAGTCAAAATTCCATGAGGTTACAATGGACTTCTGAAGAAACAGATCAAAAACtccaaaaaattatgaaaaatatttatgagcAATGTTGTGATGCAtctcaaaaatatatgggTGAAACCGATTTAGTTGCAGGGGCAAACATCGCAGGATTTTTAAAAGTTGCTGATTCGTTCATCGAACAAGGTGGTTTATAA
- a CDS encoding cytochrome c oxidase subunit 2, putative, translating into MEVIRGIFGFNNKITFSENKPVLKNVKDLQNLKVKNVKAEDYPTPQKYIENPDQIPKYYAFQSNMVTDEDLQPGMLRQLEVDKRLTLPTRTHISFLITATDVIHSWSIPSLGIKADAIPGRLHKVTTFILREGVYYGQCSEMCGTLHGFMPIVIEAVSPEAYAAHAKKYYRE; encoded by the coding sequence ATGGAGGTAATTAGAGGTATATTCGGAtttaataacaaaataacatttagtgaaaataaaccagtgttaaaaaatgtaaaagaTTTACAAAACTTAAAAGTGAAAAATGTAAAGGCAGAGGATTATCCAACAccacaaaaatatatagaaaaccCAGATCAAATTCCTAAATATTATGCATTTCAATCAAATATGGTTACTGATGAAGATCTTCAACCTGGAATGTTAAGGCAATTGGAAGTCGATAAAAGACTAACCTTACCTACAAGAACtcatatatcttttttaattacgGCGACAGATGTTATACATTCTTGGTCTATACCAAGTTTAGGTATCAAAGCTGATGCTATACCTGGTAGATTACATAAAGTAACAACTTTTATATTAAGAGAAGGTGTATATTATGGTCAATGCTCAGAAATGTGTGGAACTTTACATGGATTCATGCCTATTGTTATTGAAGCGGTTTCTCCTGAGGCATATGCTGCAcatgcaaaaaaatattacagagaataa
- a CDS encoding autophagy protein 5, putative, whose amino-acid sequence MKEYNKILSLEKPDIDQINNNIENSKLVLCICISENESVSLIPPSYYYIQAHRYMYLSNIIPKCLEYFKSYILPFYGNQFGVYFECIGKNGKKKKTKQINSNDNVYNTDSNINKNDDINNFDDYISEEKIILDWRLPIGVLFDIYCDIDDEDDYFMNSQVKTTKNWKFCSNNELFYEHVNILKVQEDQINDSNFKEYKSNDVNVTDVSLDKDLGEFSTNRNSIENENNDNITTNISNNNQKDSDKCSHNNLNNINEEASHNTLIKKKNIINKKEQDIIDCKSDEKLNEVKEKNSDDENLKSYPHELFKPLLEFDDSRSNSNTNEYINPKCDNYKYYNLIGRKEINDDWYEKKFKQISYKNIPWKLLLNFKGKEEYYAHMKNREKLNNINTTKYNSSIPLYRGVKDFEDYIINELKKSNYILNKNNRLLHTLPRKTEEQLLQNLTNFNVKKICPLYRECIDYNMIIFLDNFYSEYIKPWEMENSKKSKFTDKLDNEEREKGMNKIRNTEKIIKEAPIIIHIYGPPYNKIQTKFPLFKITYSKYNENQIEEIVAYTLGDLLHVNFPTFVRKIKKNEKNDDNTNSVNLKREFPENKEVSSDDNDHIDNVPLKGQNVFYHIEDEYIIFCPYMFIIINGIQIPLKSPLYWLFSNFSYFDNFLHIILRIPPY is encoded by the coding sequence atgaaggaatataataaaatattatctttAGAAAAACCAGATATtgatcaaataaataataatatagagaATAGCAAGTTAGTcttatgtatatgtatCAGCGAGAATGAATCAGTATCCTTAATACCACCatcttattattatatacaggCTCATAggtatatgtatttatctAATATAATCCCAAAATGCttagaatattttaaatcatatattttgccTTTTTATGGTAACCAATTTGGAGTATATTTTGAATGCATAGGGAAAAatgggaaaaaaaaaaaaaccaaacaaataaatagtaacgataatgtatataacaCCGATTcgaatataaacaaaaatgatgatataaataattttgatgaTTATATAAGTGAAGAGAAAATAATACTTGATTGGCGATTGCCTATAGGAGTATtgtttgatatatattgtgATATCGATGATGAAGatgattattttatgaacaGTCAGGTAAAAACAACTAAAAATTGGAAATTTTGCtcaaataatgaattattttatgaacatgtaaatattttaaaagtaCAAGAAgatcaaataaatgataGTAATTTTAAAGAATACAAATCAAATGATGTAAATGTTACAGACGTTTCTTTAGATAAAGATTTAGGAGAATTTTCTACAAATCGTAATTCAATAgagaatgaaaataatgacaatatcacaacaaatatttctaataataatcaaaaGGATAGTGACAAATGTAGTCATAATAATCTGAACAACATTAACGAAGAAGCTAGCCATAAtacattaataaaaaaaaaaaatataataaataaaaaagaacaaGATATTATAGATTGTAAATCggatgaaaaattaaatgaagtTAAAGAAAAGAATTCTGAcgatgaaaatttaaaatcatATCCCCACGAATTATTCAAACCTTTATTGGAATTTGATGATAGCAGATCTAATAGCAAtacaaatgaatatataaacccCAAATgtgataattataaatattataatttaattggaagaaaagaaataaacGATGATTggtatgaaaaaaaatttaagcaaatatcatataaaaatatcccATGGAAATTATTACTAAACTTTAAAGGAAAAGAAGAATATTATGCACACATGAAAAATcgagaaaaattaaataatataaacacTACTAAATATAACAGCTCAATACCTTTATATAGAGGGGTTAAAGATTTTGaagattatataataaatgaattaaaaaaatcaaattatattttaaataaaaataatagattATTGCACACATTGCCAAGAAAAACAGAAGAACAacttttacaaaatttaactaattttaatgtaaaaaaaatatgtccTTTATATAGAGAATGTATAGATTAtaatatgataatttttttagacaatttttattccgaatatattaaaccatgggaaatggaaaattcaaaaaaaagtaaatttACTGATAAGTTGGATAATGAAGAACGAGAAAAAGGAATGAATAAAATTCGGAATactgaaaaaataattaaagaaGCACcaattattatacatatttatggtCCACCatacaataaaatacaaacaaaatttcctctatttaaaattacatattctaaatataatgaaaatcaGATTGAAGAAATTGTAGCATATACTTTAGGTGATTTGCTGCATGTCAATTTCCCTACTTTTGTTaggaaaattaaaaaaaacgaaaaaaatgatgacaATACAAATAgtgtaaatttaaaaagagAATTTCctgaaaataaagaagtGAGTTCAGATGATAACGACCATATAGACAACGTACCTTTAAAAGGtcaaaatgttttttatcatattgaggatgaatatataattttttgtccTTACATgttcataataattaatggAATACAAATCCCATTAAAATCTCCTTTATATTGGCTTTTTTCAAActtttcatattttgataattttcttcatattaTCTTACGCATCCCTccatattaa
- a CDS encoding mitochondrial ribosomal protein L17-2 precursor, putative, which yields MGYTSTLKFVNLGVKRRLFRKAHKQAHHKWDSIKNQLNELLKYGRIETTLTKAKELQGYAEELIYLAKKKNNSENSLLVESILRTAQGRRKLYEYYVPLYRDRPFFFTRVVNQWRLRLRDAAPMAFIEFIDRPGEIRPAKPVGYDRIKYIYNEIQKNRRNFKKYYHIAKMFNLIDSNDQIVSDFSQATISKQEEWLSDDEEDIIIDENLLNNYKQYGDKMLPGPLKGREPFYVDLPLPSLVEKQFLNYRKKFKP from the exons atgggatATACATCAACATTgaaatttgtaaatttgGGAGTAAAAAGACGATTATTTAGGAAGGCACATAAACAAGCACATCATAAATGGGATAGCATAAAAAACCaattaaatgaattattaaaatatggtAGAATTGAAACAACTTTAACTAAAGCAAAAGAATTACAAGGATATGCAGAggaattaatttatttagcaaagaaaaaaaacaactcTGAAAATAGTTTATTAGTTGAAAGTATATTACGAACAGCACAAGGACGTAGAAAgttatatgaatattatgTCCCATTATATAGAGATAgaccatttttttttactaggGTTGTTAATCAATGGAGATTAAGATTAAGAGATGCTGCGCCAATGGCATTTATTGAATTTATTGACAGACCTGGTGAAATTAGGCCAGCTAAACCAGTAGGATATGATcgaattaaatatatttataatgaaatacaaaaaaatcgaagaaattttaaaaaatattatcatatagCCAAAATGTTCAATTTAATTGATTCAAATGACCAAATTGTGTCAGACTTTTCTCAGGCTACTATTTCTAAACAAGAAGAg TGGCTGAGCGACGATGAAGAAGATATAATAATCGATGAGAATTTACTTAACAATTATAAACAGTATGGTGATAAGATGTTGCCAGGTCCTTTGAAAGGAAGAGAGCCATTTTATGTTGACTTGCCTTTACCGAGTTTAGTAGAAAAAcagtttttaaattataggAAAAAATTCAAGCCGTAA
- a CDS encoding exodeoxyribonuclease III, putative: MERLHIVSWNVNGWKKSCEIIKKNGISVENFLKKLDIDILCLQETKTNDGVIEYESNLLNAHSDKYETYWNCCTKKENSNKPNKGYSGLAIFVNKKIKTICSSRNPFKNFFFSIKDMSKYSFFTGRKFQIDKSAISFYLPNDTNCLNNLNEIENDVNNFFGEGRLLITIHKQFIVVNTYIPYSGYRYERLDYKMMFLHILRAKLIQLRISTGLPIILLGDLNISLRNLDVHFLSNYINIHDLLIKIDSFNLKENIKNKIRDALPIIIKTLENTENFIIKKQKNTQNVESYHLFLNYNGSVKKVGSNFTSPEEIYFLFSLDPFYANDKYSHLPKEYYFYLDNDITELDAQTNSKEQTMSNITSNIDEHNCDMNLKTQIEENNIEWDKKVKENYNVFLSNAEKIREHVEKNETCKVPENVVHINSDDNNVRDKILNSKKILCKYEFKHCTSNGKYIVKKKDSIYLKYLNDIFISLNIILTKEDLINIANNIGYTSPQCCNDFVQTLIYEDNMIDIFSYLYPDINGKFTCWDMYKQNRITNEGSRIDYIFVDSILFEMFIKKYNHLYDSPIILTKDLEELLKQAKTEKDVIFNLCSDKDGKKTVQSIKYIDALKQLTNSDVLNSITFNELYANYFNKIKRKTKQIKPGKNMNTDLIYDEDNDDVENFEFQFKLISYIGFIYTSPKLSDHIAVNCTFSFENKNEEGNKKVLQICCSHYGISLNKICTTIYQYTTYLPLFLISPQLFSLSSLELLNCVHTHNKNCSNIIETQPHKKTKKITQYFQVQKKKT, translated from the coding sequence ATGGAAAGACTACATATTGTGAGTTGGAATGTAAATGGTTGGAAAAAAAGTtgtgaaataataaaaaaaaatgggatTAGTGTTgagaattttttaaaaaagttagatatagatatattatgtttacAAGAAACAAAAACTAATGATGGGGTTATTGAATATGAATCAAATTTGTTGAATGCACATTCAGATAAATATGAAACATATTGGAATTGTTgtacaaaaaaagaaaacagTAATAAACCAAATAAAGGATATTCAGGGCTAgctatttttgtaaataaaaaaataaaaacaatatgtTCATCACGAAAtccttttaaaaatttttttttttctataaaagatatgtcaaaatattcattttttacgGGAAGAAAATTTCAGATAGACAAATCAGCTATTTCATTTTACTTACCCAATGATACAAACTGtcttaataatttaaatgaaattgaaaatgatgTAAATAACTTTTTTGGAGAAGGAAGATTGCTAATAACTATTCATAAACAATTTATTGTTGTTAATACTTATATTCCATATTCAGGTTATAGATATGAGAGATTAGATTATAAAATGATGTTTTTACATATACTAAGAGCAAAGTTAATACAACTTCGGATTAGTACAGGCTTACCTATAATACTCCTTGgtgatttaaatatatcattacgTAATTTGGATGTACATTTTCTtagtaattatataaatatacatgacttgctaataaaaattgatagttttaatttaaaagaaaatataaaaaataaaattcgtGATGCATTacctattattataaaaactCTGGAAAATAcggaaaattttattatcaaaaaacaaaaaaatacacaaaatGTTGAAtcatatcatttatttttaaattataatggtAGTGTAAAAAAGGTGGGTTCAAATTTTACATCACCTGAAGaaatttatttccttttttctttaGATCCATTTTATgcaaatgataaatatagcCATCTCCCCaaagaatattatttttatttagacAATGATATTACTGAATTGGATGCTCAAACAAATAGTAAAGAACAAACCATGTCAAATATCACAAGTAATATTGATGAACATAATTGTGACATGAATTTGAAAACTCAgattgaagaaaataatattgaatgGGATAAAAAGGTTAAAGAAAATTACAATGTCTTTTTGTCAAATGCTGAAAAGATACGTGAGcatgttgaaaaaaatgaaacttGCAAAGTGCCTGAAAATGttgtacatataaatagtgATGATAACAATGTAAGagataaaattttgaatagcaaaaaaatattgtgtAAATATGAGTTTAAGCATTGTACTAGTAAtggtaaatatatagttaaaaaaaaggatagcatttatttaaaatatttaaatgacatatttatatctttaaatattatccTTACTAAGGAAGacttaataaatattgcaAATAATATTGGGTATACATCTCCTCAATGTTGTAATGATTTTGTACAAACATTAATTTACGAAGATAATAtgattgatatattttcttatttatatccaGATATTAATGGTAAATTTACATGTTGGGATAtgtataaacaaaatagaATAACCAATGAAGGATCTAGAATTGACTACATATTTGTTGatagtattttatttgaaatgtttataaaaaaatataaccaTTTATATGATTCTCCAATAATTTTAACTAAAGACTTAGaagaattattaaaacaagCTAAAACAGAAAAAGAtgttattttcaatttatgTAGTGATAAGgatggaaaaaaaacagtTCAAAGTATCAAGTATATTGATGCATTAAAACAATTAACTAATAGTGACGTACTTAACTCTATCACTTTCAACGAACTATATGCTaactattttaataaaattaaaagaaaaacaaaacaaataaaaccaggaaaaaatatgaataccGATCTAATATATGATGAAGACAATGATGATGTTGAAAATTTTGAGTTTCAATTTAAACTTATAAGTTATATtggatttatttatacatccCCTAAATTAAGTGATCATATTGCAGTTAATTGTACTTTCtcttttgaaaataaaaatgaagaaggaaataaaaaagttctACAAATATGTTGTTCACATTATGGTATATCccttaataaaatatgtacaacCATTTATCAATATACTACATATTtaccattatttttaatatcaccacaacttttttctttatcttcTTTGGAATTGTTAAATTGTGTTCATAcgcataataaaaattgttctAATATTATTGAAACACAACcccataaaaaaacaaaaaaaattacacaatattttcaagttcaaaaaaaaaaaacataa